The sequence ATGGAGATCTGCTCGGAAGACGGGATCCTCAGTGAACTGCAGAGCTTCCAAGAGTTTTTCCTGAAAGTGCTGGGTCAGCATTGGGCGAGGATTTTCCAGCAACTGTGATCTTAACTCTGAGAAGACTTGATCCCAATCATGGCCTGCCTGCTGAAGACGCTCATAGTGAACGTAGTTCTCTTGGATCAATTGCTTTACTGCAACAAGATCATCGTGCACTTGGGCCGGTGTCAGGTATGCTGGAGAACGACTCCATTCAATGGACTGAGCCGATAGAGAATGACTGAATGTGCTGGTAAACAGCCATCCCAATAAAATTAGGCAAAGTTTCCAGCTTGATTTGACCGTCATGCCCGGTATCTCCTCCACTTGGTAAAGGCTTGTTGTGTTTTCTTCTGTTAACATTTTTTTACCTGAGAGAATTCCCAGGAGCTTCCTTCTTTTATTCTCACCCATCCACTTTGTAGAGCAGAGGTTTGGTCAAGGAGGCTGTAGAGATTTGTTGCACTCGATTTTCATCAAATTTTTTTTCAGACAAATATCTTAAGAAGCACTGCTCCAAATTTTTCCATTCCTTATCAGTGACAGCAAACCAAGCAGTGTCTCGATTCCCACCCTTGACAATCAGAGCTTGTCTAAATGTCCCTTCATAAGAAAAGCCTAATCTTTGCGCTGCCCTGCGAGACTTGGTGTTGAGAGCATTTCATTTCCATTCATACCAGCGATAGCCATTTTCAAAAGCCCATTTCATCATCAGGAACATGGCCTCTGTTGCTTCCGTAGTTTTCTGCAGTAGGGGGGAGTAATTGAGATGTCCAACTTCGATTGTTCCCTCTTGGGGATTAATTTGCAGAAAACTAGCGACACCTACGTGTTTTTCTCATGGTCTTGTTGATTATTGCAAAGAAAACAGTATCCGTCCCATCTTCCACGAAACGAAGCCAATTCAAAAATTCTGATTGGGTTGAAAACGGTCCATAGGGTAGATAAGTCCAATTGTTTTGTTGGGGATCAAGCTGATAGGCTTCGTAAAGCTCCGCTGCAAACTTTTCAGCAGAGAGCCGCTGGATCATTCTAACTTCCCTTCCAGCTCAATTCCACGAGGATGTGGAGGGATCACAAATCCGTCTACGATTTCACCCAACGGCAAGTTTGATGACACTTCTCTTCGCATAGAAAAACTGGCGATTGTAGTTAGCAGAAAGACGAAAGGAATCTAAGGTGGGCTACCTGACTTGCTAAACAAGATTCTTTGTGATGCCCTCTGGAACACAGTGAATGGATCTGGTAGCCTTTGCAGCAAAATTCTATGTAGCCGTGTTCATCGTTGATAAATGAACTTTGAATGTTGATCAGAATCAGTGCTGCTCGAAAGGCCGGGTGCTTGGATCAGGAGACAGAAATTCAGGTAAGGGGTCGGTTGGCCTATTCACTTCTGGTAAGGGTTCTTGTTCACCTGAACAAGTCAGAATCACAGTTCGAGGACTATAAACTCCTAGAGTGACGAATGTGAGTACGCCTTGATCGAGAGAAGTAAAGAAGTGAGATTCGTAAAGTCTGCCTTGGGCGCAATAGTGATCAGCCTCAATTTGCCAATCGCCAACAAGTCCCCAGAACCAGAAATTTCTTTCTAGTCGGTGCTGCTTTGGAGAAGGGCTTTCTGAGGGATATTGCAGGCGCACATGACAACCCCCAAGTGCTACTAGTCCAATTAGAGTCAAGGCTGCCCATTTCATAGTACTGAAACTCACTTCAAAGATTCCAAAATTGTGATTCATGAAGAACATTACCCCGGTAGAGCAATCTTCCACCAAAGGGTTGCTCCTGAAATACCATCGGGGTGAATATTCGGTCTCCCTCCCACATTGGCAGGGAAGTCAATTCTTTCTTAGAGATCCAGGCAAGGATGCCCTCCGGACAATCTTCTCGCAAGGCACCCTGAAAACTGTTCGAATAAAAGACAAAAACGTGCCATTCATCGCCAAAGGGAGAATCTCCAAGATCCGGAAAACTCAACAACCCTTGAAGGTGCAGATTGGTTAGTTCAAGCCCAGTTTCTTCAATAACTTCTCGGCGGGCAGCCTCATGCGGTGGTTCATTGGCTTCAATTTTCCCACCGGGAGCCAACCAAAAACCTTGATGTTCATCTCGTTTCTGGCGATGAATCATCAAAATCTGCTCATCTTTTTCGATATAAACCAATACTCCTAAACGCATCATCACACCAAATGGAAAAAAAACTCAGACTCAGCAATGAAGATATTCAAGCATTGCTCAAGGGAGTCGCTGTTGGCAGCAATAAAGAAATGCAAGTTACCGATGACATCGTCCCTTTCGACCTAGCTCGTAAAAACCGCATCATACGTGGTCATCTCCCTGGATTGGATAACATTCATGATCGCTTTGCCCGTTCTTTACAGCAAACCCTATCCAATCACCTGCGACGAAGCTTTCGGATCGTGCGACGCACCACGGAATTAGTGAACTACAAAGACTACATCGAAGGTATTAGCTACCCCACGTCATTGAGCATTTTTCACTTACCACCCTTACGTGGAACCGCTTTACTTGGGATGGAGCAGCGCCTGATCCATTGTTTCATTGACCTCATGTTCGGGGGAGACGGACGCCTCCAGGTACGCGATGTAGAACGAGAATTTACTCGTATTGAATCTCAGGTTGTAGCCAAGATCGTCCACAGTGCCCTGATAGATTTGCGTAACGCTTGGCAAACTATTGTCCCCCTGAAGATGCGTTTTGATCGCACGGAAACCAATGCTCACTTGGCACAAGCTGCGAGCGATGAAGAGATCGTTGTTTACACTACATTTGACGTCGAGTTGCACCGCTTGCCGATGACGATGACCATTTGCCTGCCCTACAACATTCTTGATCCAATTCGGAATCGTTTAGACGGTGGTGCGGTCAATGCTGATACTGAACCAAGTCCGGTCAATCGCACTCGATTGGAGGCCCACTTACGAGGATCTAAAGTGGAAGTTCGGGTGCCTCTGGGGAATGCTCAGGTTTCACTACGACGCTTCTTGAAGCTACGTGTTGGTGACCATGTGCAGTTGGAACAGTCCAAGGACGATGCTCTTGAGGGCTACGTACAGAACGTCTTGAAGTTTCGAGGATTCCAGGGAGCGTATCGAGGACGCCGGGCGGTCCGGATTCAAGAGTTCGTTGAGCCCAAACCTGGTTATGAGGATCTGTTCGATTTACCCTCGGAAGAAGGTCCTGTGAATTAGCTTGGTCTTGGAGGGGAATCTCAAATTTTGGAGTAGATCAATCATTCCGAGGCTTGCGCCGACTCTCTACTAGTTTTACTCCCTGCTCACGGCTTTGATCCACTCGATGGCGCAAATCCTTGCCCGTCCGAAAGACAGGGAGCTTCTTTGGAAGAACACGGACAGATTCTCCCGTTCGTGGGTTGCGGCCCACGTAGGCTTCGTAGTGCTTGACCGTGAATGAACCAAATCCTCGAATTTCAACCTTATCACCCTCGGACAAAGCCTCTTTGATGCTGTCAAAAAAGATGCGTACGACCTTGTCAGCCGTCTTTATTGGACAATCGGTTTTCTCAATGAGTGTGTTGATCATCTGTGACTTGTTCATATGTAGCATCCCTCGAGAGTTTGAAGAGGAAATTCAAATTTTTTGAATCTACAACCTAAGGCAATGATTTAAAATTGCAAGCATATGATTCAATAGATTATTTTCTTTGGATTCAAGCCAGTGAAAACAGTTTTTTCCACAATCTTGCATAAATTGCAGGTTAATTTTTTTGTAGACCCTCTTTGGGCTCATGCCCCACTGTTGATTCGATGAGCGAACCACTCTGGGACTTTATGCCCCCGCCAAGTAGTGATCTTCAGGATCGAGAGGTGTCTCGACGTGGCAGTCGACTTTCAAATAATCGAATTGCCCTGATTCTTTCCGGAAGTATTGCAGCCTACCGCAGCCCTGATTTAATCCGCGATCTACGTCGTGAAGGTGCAGAAGTTCAAGTCTTTGCAACAGCAGACGCCTTGCGCTACGTCGCTCGGGAAGCTCTTGAATGGACCTCCCTCAACCCCGTGTTGACGGAATCTAGTCCAAACGCAGAGCATTTGAGTGACAACTCTCCCTTTTCCGCTTACCTCGTTGCTCCTGCCACCTACAACTTACTGAATAAGTTTGCCTGGGGCATTGCGGATGACCTGCCCACAGCGTTGCTTGCTTCTGCCCTAGGTCGTGCTGAGCGTGCAAAGACTCCAATCCTTGTTGTTCCCACAATGAACGGTTCTATGCATAACCAGATTCTGCAGGAATCCTTGCGGCGGTTACATGATTATGGAGTGACAGTAGTCCCACCTCGTCAGGAAAATGGGAAGAACAATTTGCCGGACAACGAGTTTTTAGTGGGACATTTGATGCGCTCACTTAGTACAGGAACTCTCAAAGGCCACCAACTGATGATCACTGGAGGACCAACCCCGGTGTGGGTAGATCATGTCCGCCTGTTCACTAATCGTTTCACCGGTGCACTAGCCATCGAAATTGCCAAGCAGGCATGGGTCGAAGGAGCTGCAATTCAATTGATCCTCGGACAAGGGAGCCTACCAACACCAAGTTATTTGCCTCATCAGCGTGTGGTGGACTTCAGCAGCTACCGTGAAAAGGTGCTTTCAGGGTTGGATGATGGAGCATTTGGTACAGCCATTTTCAGCGCAGCTGTTGCTGATTATCAGCCTTCTCAGGTGTATCCTGGTAAGCTACCCAGTGGCCAGCAACTCACACTCTCTTTTGAACAAACCCCCAAGGTGATTCGTGAGGTACGAGCTGCTCACCCCAAGCTCAAAATGGTGACCTTCAAATACGAAGAAAATCGTACCCATGAAGAATTGATGACGATTGCCCGAGAGCGTTCAAAGGAATATCAATTGGTCGTGGCCAACCGCGGAGAGGAATTTATCGAATATGGAGATCAGGTAGCGTGGTTGGTGGAAGAAAATAAGCCAGAAGAGCAGGTGGTCGGTAAGCCAGCTATCGCCAAGGCAGTACTCGACCGTGTAGTGAGTTGGCTGTGAATGTCAATCACCTCTCCACCATGCGTTTTTCGCAGTGGCGCCCCATCGGGGTCTGCGACAATGCCCCTGATGGTGAGCGCAAAGCCCGGATGTTTGCCCGGGATGATTTGGAGAAAGTGCTCGCCCCAGGGATAGGCCGCAACAATTGGGAAGACTCCCTTGAGCTACGAAAGATTATCGAACGCTACGCCAAGGATGTGGCCAAGCTTTCCCCCAAAGCAAAGGTGCTCAAACGTCCAAAGGTTGCTGAAATCAGGTTGGTCGGAATGGAGTTACGCTTTGCTCCAACACCAGGTCTCAACAAGGAATCCATCGAAGGGCAGGTACAGCTTTTCGAAGTATCCTTTGAGGAAGGAGGTCCTCCTCCTCCAATGAAATGGCCTGTGGGTTGGATTGCAGTGATTGGAGCGTTGCTAGTGATTCTCTCTGGAATGCTGATCGCGATTCCCCTGCTGCAGGAGGATGAGAGTAGATCAACCGCTGCGCAGGATGTTTTATGTGGAACAGGTCGGGCTTCGATGACCTATCAGTCTCACCTGCAGCAAATGCTTCGGGAACTGGAACTTTACGCCCGCTCCACGCCCACAGGACGTAACATGAGCTACAGTCGCAGCGCCTGTGAGGATCCATCTGGCAATGTGCCGAAGGATGAAGCTTCTTTGCTCAGATGTGTACTACAGTTACAGCGCACCGATGGTGCTTTTCTCCAAACCCGTACCAGCGAACGCGCTCAATTCTGTGTCAGCCAGATCTGTGCGAATAGACTGCCTGAACACCAGGCTTTTTGCCGACAGTTCTAACGAAAGTTTTGCTGATATCAGCTGGGGGGAACTGCTAACTCTTCCCGTTTGTGTTGATAGTACCGCAACTGGAAGCGCAACTCTCCAATAAATCCCCGCAAGCCATCA comes from SAR324 cluster bacterium and encodes:
- a CDS encoding 8-oxo-dGTP diphosphatase yields the protein MMRLGVLVYIEKDEQILMIHRQKRDEHQGFWLAPGGKIEANEPPHEAARREVIEETGLELTNLHLQGLLSFPDLGDSPFGDEWHVFVFYSNSFQGALREDCPEGILAWISKKELTSLPMWEGDRIFTPMVFQEQPFGGRLLYRGNVLHESQFWNL
- the fliM gene encoding flagellar motor switch protein FliM; the encoded protein is MEKKLRLSNEDIQALLKGVAVGSNKEMQVTDDIVPFDLARKNRIIRGHLPGLDNIHDRFARSLQQTLSNHLRRSFRIVRRTTELVNYKDYIEGISYPTSLSIFHLPPLRGTALLGMEQRLIHCFIDLMFGGDGRLQVRDVEREFTRIESQVVAKIVHSALIDLRNAWQTIVPLKMRFDRTETNAHLAQAASDEEIVVYTTFDVELHRLPMTMTICLPYNILDPIRNRLDGGAVNADTEPSPVNRTRLEAHLRGSKVEVRVPLGNAQVSLRRFLKLRVGDHVQLEQSKDDALEGYVQNVLKFRGFQGAYRGRRAVRIQEFVEPKPGYEDLFDLPSEEGPVN
- a CDS encoding integration host factor subunit beta; this translates as MNKSQMINTLIEKTDCPIKTADKVVRIFFDSIKEALSEGDKVEIRGFGSFTVKHYEAYVGRNPRTGESVRVLPKKLPVFRTGKDLRHRVDQSREQGVKLVESRRKPRND
- the coaBC gene encoding bifunctional phosphopantothenoylcysteine decarboxylase/phosphopantothenate--cysteine ligase CoaBC, yielding MSEPLWDFMPPPSSDLQDREVSRRGSRLSNNRIALILSGSIAAYRSPDLIRDLRREGAEVQVFATADALRYVAREALEWTSLNPVLTESSPNAEHLSDNSPFSAYLVAPATYNLLNKFAWGIADDLPTALLASALGRAERAKTPILVVPTMNGSMHNQILQESLRRLHDYGVTVVPPRQENGKNNLPDNEFLVGHLMRSLSTGTLKGHQLMITGGPTPVWVDHVRLFTNRFTGALAIEIAKQAWVEGAAIQLILGQGSLPTPSYLPHQRVVDFSSYREKVLSGLDDGAFGTAIFSAAVADYQPSQVYPGKLPSGQQLTLSFEQTPKVIREVRAAHPKLKMVTFKYEENRTHEELMTIARERSKEYQLVVANRGEEFIEYGDQVAWLVEENKPEEQVVGKPAIAKAVLDRVVSWL